From Coffea arabica cultivar ET-39 chromosome 10e, Coffea Arabica ET-39 HiFi, whole genome shotgun sequence, one genomic window encodes:
- the LOC113712234 gene encoding zinc finger BED domain-containing protein RICESLEEPER 2, whose translation MKDHLIRTFVWTARDNQDPDKFVFSRKDSRKALARSLICDEQTPSDVQREKFRIFMSLACPSFRIPSCSTVNRDCYELFEEEKTKLKSILCNKRVSLSVDAWTSEQETTYLCVKAHFLDSKWKLQKNVLEFCPISDHSAGAIGKAVEKCLLDWGIDKIFAITVEDSQSNDVAIHNLKTRFSNSENSLLGGKYLHLRYIDNVIKIMASDSLQEIGESVARIREMVHSIVLSPARLIKFKECVELEKIGNKRMLCMDVPTNWISTFFMLDTAQKLQKAFEKFQESDPHCKSETRGAGMPNRDDWQKVEWFIQILRHLYGLTLHLSCSRHVTTNTIFARLFEVHHLLSEWQDSTEMGISSMARRLREKYTNYWGKYKEMNLVIYLALILDPRYKLEILESLPSELHLTPEMGEIAREAAFTLFDEYKRLYVPEKSSSSEKEPESGVRSFRSDFEKYMIQKKREEALAAFADGKSDLETYLDEPTEQDWDYFDVLGWWKGNNHRFPILSNMARDLLVVPVSRAALESKFSRAGYIRDSFSGKGSKMLQVLLSTKSWLLPPHSSSCVEDDVQNLEEAERI comes from the exons ATGAAGGACCACTTGATAAGAACTTTTGTGTGGACTGCTCGGGATAATCAAGATCCTGATAAGTTTGTATTTAGTCGGAAAGATAGTAGGAAAGCTCTTGCTCGTAGCTTAATTTGTGATGAACAGACTCCAAGCGATGTTCAGAGGGAAAAGTTTAGGATTTTCATGTCCCTGGCATGTCCTTCTTTTCGGATACCATCGTGTTCGACGGTTAATCGGGACTGCTATGAACTTTTTGAGGAGGAGAAGACAAAGTTAAAGAGCATCTTGTGTAATAAAAGGGTTAGTCTTTCTGTGGATGCATGGACATCTGAGCAGGAAACTACTTATTTATGTGTCAAAGCCCATTTTctagattccaaatggaaactGCAAAAAAATGTGTTAGAGTTTTGTCCGATATCTGATCATAGTGCAGGGGCCATAGGAAAGGCAGTTGAGAAGTGCTTACTTGATTGGGGAATAGATAAGATATTTGCTATAACTGTGGAGGACTCGCAGTCAAATGATGTTGCCATTCATAACTTGAAAACAAGATTCTCTAATTCAGAGAACAGTTTGCTTGGTGGCAAGTATCTTCATCTAAGATACATTGATAATGTGATCAAAATTATGGCTTCTGACAGCTTGCAAGAAATAGGTGAATCAGTTGCTCGCATTCGGGAAATGGTCCACTCTATTGTGCTTTCTCCTGCTAGGTTGATAAAGTTTAAAGAATGTGTGGAATTAGAGAAAATAGGCAACAAGAGAATGCTATGCATGGATGTCCCCACCAACTGGATCTCCACCTTTTTTATGTTGGATACAGCCCAAAAGCTCCAAAAAGCCTTTGAGAAGTTTCAGGAATCAGATCCTCATTGTAAAAGTGAAACTAGGGGTGCTGGTATGCCTAACAGAGATGATTGGCAAAAGGTCGAGTGGTTTATCCAGATATTGAGGCACCTGTATGGGCTAACATTGCATCTTTCATGCTCTAGACATGTCACAACAAACACAATCTTTGCTCGGTTGTTTGAGGTTCATCATCTCTTGAGTGAATGGCAAGACAGTACTGAAATGGGCATCAGTTCGATGGCTAGGAGATTGAGGGAAAAATATACAAACTATTGGGGAAAATATAAAGAGATGAATTTGGTAATCTACCTTGCCCTTATCCTTGATCCTCGATACAagttggaaattcttgaatcttTACCTTCAGAATTACATTTGACTCCAGAAATGGGAGAAATTGCGAGAGAGGCTGCTTTTACCTTGTTTGATGAATATAAAAGATTATATGTACCTGAAAAGTCATCTTCTAGCGAGAAAGAACCTGAATCAGGTGTAAGATCTTTTCGCAGTGACTTTGAGAAGTATAtgattcaaaagaaaagggaggaaGCTCTTGCTGCTTTTGCTGATGGAAAATCAGATTTGGAGACGTATCTGGATGAACCTACTGAACAAGATTGGGattattttgatgttttgggTTGGTGGAAGGGCAATAATCATAGATTCCCCATTCTCTCAAATATGGCTCGTGATCTGTTAGTTGTTCCCGTCTCCAGAGCTGCTCTGGAATCTAAATTTAGCAGAGCAGGTTATATTCGTGATTCATTTAGTGGAAAGGGTTCTAAGATGTTGCAGGTGCTTTTATCCACTAAAAGTTGGCTTCTCCCCCCACATTCTTCCAGCTGTGTTGAAGATGATGTTCAAAACCTTGAAGAAGCAGAAAGG ATTTGA